One window of Botrimarina mediterranea genomic DNA carries:
- a CDS encoding non-canonical purine NTP pyrophosphatase, with protein sequence MKAPTLVIGSRNAKKRDELVGLLAPRGIEVKTLADFPDLTHEVDEDGDSFEHNARKKATEYAKALGHWVLADDSGVCIDALGGAPGVYSAHYAGKHGDDAANNALVLEKLAGLPPEKRGAHYVAMLVLADPEGSVRAETRGECHGRILTEPHGAGGFGYDPLFEVREYHRTFGQMGPAVKRAISHRSRAMRAMLPHVVRLVKPT encoded by the coding sequence ATGAAGGCCCCCACGCTCGTTATCGGTTCGCGCAACGCCAAGAAGCGGGATGAGCTGGTTGGCTTGCTAGCGCCGCGGGGGATCGAGGTGAAGACGCTCGCCGACTTCCCGGACCTCACGCACGAGGTGGATGAGGACGGCGATTCCTTCGAGCACAACGCCCGCAAGAAGGCGACCGAGTACGCCAAGGCCCTCGGCCACTGGGTGCTCGCCGACGACAGCGGCGTCTGTATCGACGCCCTCGGCGGGGCGCCGGGCGTTTACTCGGCCCACTACGCCGGCAAGCACGGCGATGACGCCGCGAACAACGCTCTGGTGCTCGAGAAGCTCGCCGGCCTGCCGCCCGAGAAACGCGGCGCGCACTACGTGGCGATGCTCGTGCTCGCCGACCCCGAAGGCTCCGTCCGCGCCGAGACCCGCGGCGAATGCCACGGCCGCATCCTCACCGAGCCGCACGGCGCCGGCGGGTTCGGCTACGACCCGCTGTTCGAGGTCCGGGAGTATCATCGAACGTTCGGCCAGATGGGCCCCGCCGTCAAGCGAGCCATCAGCCACCGCAGCCGCGCGATGCGAGCGATGTTGCCGCACGTGGTAAGGTTGGTGAAGCCAACTTGA
- a CDS encoding protein-arginine deiminase family protein, whose product MTTPAPLLVQSSLAPASVVFVRELPGRNERFIEQLAACCREVGAEMHVVPAGDPYPENQVWLQDAVEFLERADGSGTVALLGVRNQSVDDFAKDRLTGIETLRIGAYREAFASGASTTSTPGDAWIDWFGNLEASPPTAAWPNGRVLYGVNPETGGQLHPEVVAFFTEQGAQAPLALDVGWLTVRHVDEMSSFLPAKDDGFFVAVPDPTAAIKLLESAAAQGHGGATMLAPYENGTTVQSILDDTEFVAFNHRLWTERIEPMSRVLLEGIGVEADRLRRLPVLFQPSGEARTPNVVNCLVLPGTAGEPGVVAMSEPCGPVIDGVDLFKADIEQRLTGLAARIAFLDDQPYHRWSGNVHCATNAIRPLRRE is encoded by the coding sequence ATGACAACCCCCGCCCCGCTCCTCGTCCAATCCAGCCTCGCCCCCGCGTCGGTCGTCTTCGTCCGCGAACTCCCCGGCCGCAACGAGCGCTTCATCGAGCAACTCGCTGCGTGTTGCCGCGAAGTCGGCGCCGAGATGCACGTCGTCCCTGCCGGCGATCCGTATCCCGAGAACCAAGTCTGGCTGCAAGACGCCGTCGAGTTCCTTGAACGCGCGGACGGTTCCGGGACGGTCGCGCTGCTTGGCGTCCGCAACCAATCCGTCGATGACTTCGCGAAGGATCGGCTCACGGGAATCGAGACGCTCCGTATCGGCGCGTACCGGGAGGCGTTCGCCAGCGGCGCGAGCACCACGAGCACCCCTGGTGACGCCTGGATCGATTGGTTCGGCAACCTCGAAGCGTCGCCGCCTACCGCCGCGTGGCCCAACGGCCGCGTGCTGTACGGCGTGAATCCCGAGACGGGCGGGCAACTACACCCCGAGGTCGTCGCCTTCTTCACTGAGCAAGGCGCGCAGGCGCCGCTTGCGCTTGATGTCGGTTGGCTCACCGTGCGGCACGTCGATGAGATGTCGTCGTTCCTGCCCGCGAAGGACGACGGCTTCTTTGTCGCCGTCCCGGATCCAACGGCGGCGATCAAACTGCTAGAAAGCGCCGCGGCGCAGGGGCACGGCGGCGCGACGATGCTCGCTCCTTATGAGAACGGGACGACGGTTCAATCCATCCTCGACGACACGGAGTTCGTCGCGTTCAACCACCGGTTGTGGACCGAACGCATCGAGCCGATGTCGCGCGTACTGCTCGAAGGGATCGGCGTCGAGGCCGATCGACTGCGACGGTTGCCGGTGCTCTTCCAACCGAGCGGCGAGGCGCGGACGCCGAACGTCGTCAACTGTCTCGTGCTCCCGGGCACGGCTGGTGAGCCGGGCGTCGTCGCGATGTCCGAACCCTGCGGCCCCGTGATCGACGGCGTCGACCTCTTCAAGGCCGACATCGAGCAGCGGCTTACGGGGCTCGCCGCCCGCATCGCCTTCCTCGACGACCAGCCCTACCACCGGTGGTCGGGGAACGTGCACTGCGCGACGAATGCGATTCGCCCGCTGCGCCGGGAGTAG
- a CDS encoding M48 family metalloprotease, giving the protein MARIRLPFPSPRQSSRGGYGQQRALFGNSSRGGSGLKMRLLIAAGFILFALVSYYGNPGDVNQITGQRERVAIADEEQEMALGQQAAPEMVQMHGGASRSADGQALVNKVGAELLTGLDRWMAEKEAETGVELHNPYKFKFTLLADPQTVNAFALPGGQVFITEALFSRLETVGQLAGVLGHEIGHVVERHGNERMAKNTLFSTIAMGAGQIGGDAQSVQMAQAVANVIQMKYGRDDELESDKWGVLLTEKAGYDPRAMIGVMKVLDEASPGGGPPEMMSTHPKPANRVAYIQQVIEEVFPEGVRPGLEP; this is encoded by the coding sequence GTGGCCCGAATCCGCCTTCCGTTTCCGTCGCCCCGTCAGTCGTCGCGTGGCGGGTACGGCCAGCAGCGCGCCCTCTTCGGCAACTCTTCGAGAGGCGGCAGCGGCCTCAAGATGCGGCTCCTGATCGCCGCGGGCTTCATCCTCTTCGCGCTGGTGAGCTACTACGGCAACCCGGGCGACGTGAACCAGATCACCGGTCAGCGCGAGCGTGTCGCCATCGCTGACGAGGAACAAGAGATGGCGCTCGGCCAGCAGGCGGCGCCCGAGATGGTGCAGATGCACGGCGGTGCTTCGCGTAGCGCGGACGGGCAAGCGCTTGTCAACAAAGTCGGCGCGGAACTGCTCACCGGTCTCGATCGATGGATGGCGGAGAAAGAAGCGGAGACGGGCGTCGAACTTCATAACCCCTACAAGTTCAAGTTCACGCTGCTTGCCGACCCCCAGACCGTCAACGCCTTTGCCTTGCCGGGCGGGCAGGTGTTTATCACCGAAGCCCTTTTCAGCCGGCTCGAAACAGTGGGGCAACTCGCCGGCGTTTTGGGACACGAGATCGGCCACGTCGTCGAGCGTCACGGTAACGAGCGGATGGCGAAGAACACACTCTTCAGCACCATCGCGATGGGCGCCGGCCAGATCGGCGGCGACGCGCAGAGCGTGCAGATGGCCCAGGCTGTCGCCAATGTCATCCAGATGAAGTATGGCCGCGACGACGAGCTCGAGAGCGACAAGTGGGGCGTGCTGCTCACCGAGAAGGCCGGCTACGACCCGCGCGCTATGATCGGCGTGATGAAAGTGCTCGACGAGGCGTCCCCCGGGGGCGGCCCGCCCGAGATGATGAGCACCCACCCCAAACCCGCCAACCGCGTCGCCTACATTCAGCAGGTGATCGAAGAGGTGTTCCCCGAGGGGGTCCGTCCGGGGTTGGAGCCGTAG